In Oleiharenicola lentus, the following are encoded in one genomic region:
- a CDS encoding helix-turn-helix domain-containing protein: protein MQTIGERLEEARKRKGLSIREAAEHTKIRGDYLQKFEANSFDIDLPPLYIRGFVRTYARYLEMDAERIVNEVETALGRETKPARREHREPLGRVDFGAEPRKADSSDTGEKVGGGSANDKAMLIKFGLVGGGALVVIVVILLLINVLTSRTPAKPAATVTESATPTVQAEPAQTLVLTAVEATRVKVVQDLDGATLFNGALTKGEAKSFKKQGRLLITVETGKNIRMEVNGRSYPVPLDGYGRFALD from the coding sequence ATGCAGACCATCGGCGAACGACTCGAGGAGGCACGGAAACGGAAGGGCCTTTCTATCCGCGAGGCGGCCGAGCACACGAAGATCCGCGGCGACTATCTGCAGAAGTTCGAGGCCAACTCCTTCGACATCGACCTGCCGCCGCTCTACATCCGGGGTTTCGTCCGCACCTACGCCCGCTATCTTGAGATGGATGCGGAGCGCATCGTCAACGAAGTCGAGACGGCCCTCGGCCGCGAGACCAAGCCCGCCCGCCGCGAACACCGCGAACCGCTCGGCCGGGTGGACTTCGGCGCCGAGCCGCGCAAGGCCGACTCCAGCGACACCGGCGAAAAAGTCGGAGGTGGCTCCGCCAACGACAAGGCCATGCTGATCAAGTTCGGTCTCGTGGGTGGAGGCGCCCTCGTCGTCATTGTCGTGATTCTCCTGCTTATCAACGTGCTCACCTCGCGCACCCCGGCCAAACCTGCCGCGACGGTCACCGAGTCTGCCACCCCTACCGTGCAGGCCGAGCCCGCCCAAACCCTCGTGCTGACCGCGGTGGAGGCGACCCGCGTCAAGGTCGTGCAGGATCTCGACGGCGCCACCCTGTTCAACGGAGCCCTCACCAAGGGAGAGGCCAAATCTTTCAAGAAGCAGGGCAGACTTCTCATTACCGTGGAAACCGGCAAAAACATCCGAATGGAAGTCAACGGCCGCAGCTATCCCGTTCCACTCGACGGCTACGGCCGCTTTGCCCTCGACTGA
- the floA gene encoding flotillin-like protein FloA (flotillin-like protein involved in membrane lipid rafts): MPSVIVLVLIGVPALIAFFIVFSFFSTWLKAMLNGAPVGMLNLLGMRLGGVPYSLVVDARITAVKAGIELATDKIAAHFLAGGNVVPTVQAIVAAQKAGIELDWDRACAIDLATKGSGKSVVEAVRTSVDPKVIDCPNPEGGRTTIDGVAKDGIQVKVKARVTVRTNLGRFVGGAKEETIIARVGEGIVTTIGSAETYKTVLESPDSISKVVLQRGLDVGTAFEILSIDIADVDVGENVGAKLQEAQAEANKNMAQAQAEIRRAAAVALEQEMKAKVQEMQAEVVRAQSEVPRAMAEAFRQGKLGVMDYYKMENIQSDTAMRGSIAHPEGKK; this comes from the coding sequence ATGCCCTCCGTCATTGTGCTCGTCCTGATCGGCGTACCCGCGCTGATCGCGTTCTTCATCGTGTTCTCGTTCTTCAGCACCTGGCTGAAGGCGATGCTCAACGGCGCGCCCGTGGGCATGCTCAACCTGCTCGGCATGCGCCTCGGCGGCGTGCCCTACAGCCTGGTGGTTGATGCCCGCATCACTGCCGTGAAGGCCGGCATCGAGCTGGCGACCGACAAGATCGCCGCCCACTTCCTCGCCGGTGGCAACGTCGTGCCGACCGTGCAGGCCATCGTCGCCGCGCAGAAGGCCGGCATTGAGCTCGATTGGGACCGGGCTTGTGCCATCGACCTCGCGACCAAGGGCTCGGGCAAGAGCGTGGTTGAGGCCGTGCGCACCTCGGTGGACCCGAAGGTCATTGACTGCCCCAATCCCGAGGGCGGCCGCACCACGATCGACGGCGTGGCCAAGGACGGCATCCAGGTGAAGGTGAAGGCGCGCGTGACTGTGCGCACCAACCTCGGCCGCTTCGTCGGTGGCGCCAAGGAGGAGACTATCATCGCCCGCGTCGGCGAGGGCATCGTCACCACCATCGGCTCGGCCGAGACCTACAAGACCGTGCTCGAGAGCCCGGACAGCATTTCCAAGGTGGTGCTGCAGCGCGGTCTCGATGTAGGCACGGCGTTCGAGATCCTTTCCATCGATATCGCCGACGTGGACGTGGGTGAGAACGTGGGCGCCAAGCTCCAGGAAGCGCAGGCCGAGGCGAACAAGAACATGGCCCAGGCGCAGGCGGAAATCCGCCGCGCGGCCGCGGTCGCGCTCGAGCAGGAAATGAAGGCCAAGGTGCAGGAAATGCAGGCCGAAGTCGTGCGGGCCCAGTCCGAGGTGCCGCGCGCCATGGCCGAGGCCTTCCGTCAGGGCAAGCTGGGCGTCATGGACTACTACAAGATGGAAAACATCCAGTCCGACACCGCCATGCGCGGCTCGATTGCACATCCCGAGGGCAAGAAATAA
- a CDS encoding NfeD family protein yields MNAIIILFLIGVLLLAGEVFVPGAILGIIGGLCMLVGCVLAFVNFGLAGGLIATAVAVVLLGLMLYIELIWLPKTRVGKKLIVQSAVTATSQPPVADLQAVVGKTAEAITPLVPSGYVIVEGRRYEAFSQSGHAPKGAMLRVTGLDNFRLILTKS; encoded by the coding sequence ATGAACGCCATCATTATCCTGTTTCTCATCGGTGTGCTGTTGCTGGCCGGCGAGGTCTTTGTGCCCGGCGCGATCCTCGGCATCATCGGCGGGCTTTGTATGCTCGTGGGCTGCGTGCTGGCGTTTGTGAACTTTGGCCTGGCTGGCGGGCTCATCGCCACGGCCGTGGCCGTGGTGCTGCTGGGCCTGATGCTTTACATCGAGCTGATCTGGCTGCCCAAGACGCGTGTCGGCAAGAAGCTCATTGTGCAGTCCGCGGTCACCGCCACCAGTCAGCCGCCAGTGGCTGACCTTCAGGCCGTGGTGGGCAAGACCGCCGAGGCGATCACGCCGCTCGTGCCGAGCGGTTACGTGATCGTCGAGGGGCGTCGCTACGAGGCGTTCTCACAATCCGGACATGCGCCGAAGGGGGCCATGCTGCGGGTCACGGGCCTCGACAATTTCCGTCTAATTCTAACTAAATCCTGA